A window of Gambusia affinis linkage group LG03, SWU_Gaff_1.0, whole genome shotgun sequence contains these coding sequences:
- the med27 gene encoding mediator of RNA polymerase II transcription subunit 27, translating to MSEPISVGVNLDAFSHAINGIQALRSSVSRVFESLKDGMKNRETLEGREKRFISEFQDTLQAVNRDLNELERLSGLVGRPSESHPLHNSGLLSLDPVQDKTPLYSQLLQAYKWSNKLQYHAGLASSLLNQQSLKRSANQMGASAKRRPKVQPSTLVLPPQYVDDVISRVGRMFPDMTIELFRPNGTSAVLLVTLGKVLKAIVVMRSLFIDRTVVRGFNENVYSEDGKLDIWTKSQYLVFQKVTDHATTALLHYQLPQMPDVVVRSFMTWLRSYIKLFQSSCQRCGRFLQDGLPPTWRDFRTLEAFHDTCRL from the exons ATGTCGGAGCCGATCTCCGTGGGGGTGAACCTGGACGCCTTCTCTCACGCCATCAACGGCATCCAGGCGCTCCGCTCCAGCGTCAGCCGCGTCTTCGAGTCGCTGAAGGACGGAATGAAGAACCGCGAGACTCTGGAGGGCCGCGAGAAGCGGTTCATCTCCGAGTTCCAGGACACCCTGCAGGCCGTCAACCGGGACCTGAA TGAGCTGGAGCGTCTCAGCGGCCTTGTGGGTCGTCCCTCAGAGTCCCATCCGCTCCATAACAGCGGGCTGCTGAGTTTGGACCCGGTTCAGGACAAAACTCCTCTCTActctcagctgctgcaggccTACAAGTGGTCCAACAAG ctgcAGTACCACGCCGGGTTGGCCTCCAGCCTGCTGAACCAGCAGTCGCTGAAGCGATCGGCCAATCAGATGGGAGCGTCAGCCAAGAGACGGCCCAAAGTCCAGCCCAGCACGCTGGTTCTGCCGCCCCA GTATGTGGATGATGTCATTTCCCGGGTCGGTAGGATGTTTCCGGATATGACCATCGAGCTTTTCAGACCCAACGGGACGTCAGCTGTGCTGCTG GTGACCCTTGGGAAGGTGCTGAAGGCGATCGTTGTGATGCGTTCTCTGTTCATCGACAGAACCGTTGTCAGAGGTTTTAATGAGAACGTCTACAGTGAGGACGGAAAG CTGGACATTTGGACAAAGTCTCAGTACTTGGTTTTCCAGAAA gtaactgacCATGCTACAACAGCCCTGCTGCACTACCAGCTGCCCCAGATGCCCGACGTGGTCGTCCGCTCCTTCATG ACGTGGCTCCGCAGCTACATCAAACTGTTCCAGTCTTCGTGTCAGCGCTGTGGCCGGTTCCTGCAGGACGGTCTGCCTCCAACATGGAGGGACTTTAGGACCCTGGAAGCATTCCACGACACCTGCCGTCTGTAA